One Algoriphagus sp. Y33 genomic window, TATAGTAAACGGAAAAACTCTGTTTGGATCCAGATCATTATAGTCGATCAATTCCATACCAACTTCCATGACTTCAGCAGAGGCCTTCCATGCCAAGTCATAGTCTTCCCAATCAAGATAAATCCTTGCCTTTAATGCTTTGGCCGCCATTTTAGAAGGACGGGTCAAATATTGGGTTTTCAGGGGCAATAATACATCTGCCTGTTCAACATCCTCCCGGATTAACTTTTTAATTTGGTCTTTCCCCGCCAATTCCGGTTTTAATGAAAGTTTACTTGAAATCTTAAATGGTATTTTCAAATCCAGTCCTACATCTTCCAAATTTGGCCCATCTAAAAAGAGCGTATAGAGATTAAAGTAGGCGTTTGCACGATAGAATAAAGCAGCTCCTTTAATCGAATTCCCTATGGGTGTATCCTCTTCCATTTCATTGAGTTTTTCCAAAACAATGTTGGCAACCTGGATTTGATGGTAGAGATTTCTCCAATCAAAGATCATATCATCCAGTTCAAACGGCTCTGATTTCCATATATATAGATTCTGGTGCCATGGATCAAATGATAGAAAGCCTCCGTAATCTGAAAAATATTCATCGGAAAGCATCATTGCCATTCCAGGGGAGTTATTCATACTGCTATAGTCCAACATAGCCTGTAAAGATTCAAGTGTATTGGGGGTATCTATTGCCGTGGATGGTTTTTCGTCAAGAAATCCCTCACACGAGGCCAATACCCAAGCAAGCAACAATAAGTATATTTTATGTTTCATCTGTTTATAATTTGTCTTGTAAAGGCCATATGGAATCTTTGACGATTAAAACAATGCCCTGTGTGTTTTAATGATGATTTTAATCGTGTCGATTTCATCTGTTTATAATTTGTTTTTCAGTGGCCACCCCGAATAGCCGGGATAGGTTATGGAATCTCGCAAGGTGGATAATCATCGCTGCGTGTGATCCTGTGGTTACGGGATCACACTCGATTTCATGATTTTAATGGTTAGAAGTTTGCCCGAAGTCCAAATGAAATGCTGGTTAACGGTTTGGCAGATCTGAAATCAGGATCCAGCGGTATATCTGTTAATTTCCATAGCACCCCGAGGTTATTGAGGTATGTGAATGCTTCTATATTCCTGAGAGGCAACTTAGGCTTGTCTGCCCTACTCCATTTATACCCCAAACGTATATCCTGTAGTCTGATATGATCTCCTCTTTCTATGAGTGATTCAGACAGTCTGAAGAAATTATGGCGTTGGGTATCCAGGTTTTCAGGACGGGAAGGTATCTGGGTAAACATCTCGTCTCCTGGCTCCACCCACCTCTCTGAATAGTCAGAATGAGTGATCTCTCCCCTTGAAAGCGAGGTATAATCCACTGAAGACCTTCTAAAAAAATATCCTAACCTATAAGTCACATTAAAAGAGAAGCTCCACCCTTTCCACCCAAACGTATTCCGGACAGATCCGAAAACAGTTGGCCTCGCCGATCCGTGATAATTGATGTTTTCCAGAGTGGAGGCTCCAATAATCCGGGAATACTCATCAGATACCTCCCCATCCAAATAACCCAGGGGATTTCCATTCAATGGATCCAGCCCTGCCCATGGAAGAGAATACACAGAATGCAGAGGATTTCCCTCCACAGGTACGAGATTTGAAGAATTGGCTCCCAGAATCTGTGTGATAGAACGGGAGCCTGCAAATTCTGTCACTTTGTCCTTCCATCCGCTTAGCAAAAACTGGCTGCTCCATCTTAGAGCCCTATCCACATTGACTGTATTAAAGGTGAGGTCAAATCCCCGCGTGGTTGTGTTAGAAAAATTGCCTCTAAATTGGTACAGACCATTGGAGCCGGGAACTTCTGTTTCCCCTATTAAATCCTGTCCGTTTTTAGTGTAATATTCCAGAATCCCGCCAATTCTCCCAGATTTTGTCTCGAAATCAAATGCAAAATTGAGTATTCGTATTTTTTCCCACCGAAGATCAGGATTGGGAGGATTAGATATGTATGCATATCTGAGACCGGGGATAAGACTATGGAAATTATCATATCGGATGGTGGTATAGGCTGTGGTATTTTTATCCACATTTCCATTGTACCCATAACTCATCCTGAGTTTTAAAAAGGGCATCCAATCCAATCCATAAAAATTCTCCTCACTAACTATCCAACCTGCACCCAAACTCCACAATGGAACACCTTTTTGATTGCTCTCTACCCCAAAGAGATTGGACATGTCTTTTCTTGCACTTGCTGTTAGCAGGTATTTCCCCCGGAACGTATACCCTGCATTTCCAAAATAAGAAAGGTAGCGATCAATTACTCCTGTATGTACTCCCTGATAAGGAATAACAGGGCTGCTGCCAGGATTCTGGTATTGCGGGAAACGGGTGATGAAATCCACCGGCGTACTCAAACCCGTAGCATCATCGTACCCATAATACCCCATCCGATCTGAAATACTGCTGTGATCCCTTAATTCCCATCCCGCGAGTGAGGTCAACTGATGTGGTCCTTGATCCAGCGAATAGGAAAGGGACGTTCTTACATTATGACTATAGCCGGAAGCATTTGTATTCGTAAAACGGCTGCCGCGGGGAACAGCATAGGAAAGGTCACCATCTTCAGTCACCTGTGTATAGCTGTTGATCTGGTGGCGTACCAAAAACAACTCCTCTGTCTCTATGTTCCGGATTTCGGTATTATTTGTCCAATATTGGTACCGAACTTGCGCATCCAAACCTTTCAGCAGGGAATATTTAACCCCCAGATTGATTCGGGTGTCCATGGAAACCGTCCGGTCATTCCTTTTCCCTATTTCATTGACCGGAAATGATCGCCAGTCCAATAGCCCGGCATCCTGAGTACTTTCAACAAATCTAGTATTTAATCCTGCCACTATTGACAATGCATTTCCTTGACCATCCACAAGTGATTCATAAGGACCTGGACTCGGTATACCTGTATCTGAAAAATGCGCTGCCCTACTCAGATAGAACCCTGTGGAAATTTCCATCTTGCCCTTAGCCAGCTTCCAGTTCTGTTTTGCATTCAGGGTTACCCTATCATCGTGGGTCCCAATCTGACCGGATAGGTTATGGTCATATCCTCCCGAGAAATTGAACAGATAAGCTTCACCACCTCCGTTTACCTGAAATGCATATTGCTGCTGTACCGCAGGACGGTAGTAGATTTCTGTCAAATCCCTCCTGCTATCCCGGATTCCGTATTGTGCCAATAAGATATCCGCCTCTTGCTGGCTCATTTTACCTTCCCTTGCTGCCAAAAGTGTTTCCACCACCGGGGACAAGGGTGTTCTTGCCAGGGAGTTAATTCTTGAATTATAATAACCAGACTCAAACAACCGCTTTTCCTGTGCGATGAAACCGGCGATTTCCATCTGTGGGGCATAGAACAGATCAGGCTTTTCCACTATAGTCAGATTCGACTGGAATGCCACCTTAAGTGGTTGGTTATAACTTCCTGATTTTGTATTGATAACTATGACCCCATTTCCTGCCTGGGCTCCCCAGATAGAGGCTGCGGCGGCATCCTTCAATACCGTGATGGATTCTACGTCATTGGGGTTGATATTGTCAATACTACCCTCATATGGAAGATTGTCCACCACGATCAGCGGCTGTGTATTGCCAAACAGCGTGCTCCTCCCCCTGATACTGATGGGCTCGGTGGAGGATGAATTTCTGTTGAAAATAAGCCCCGAGGAAACATCTTCTATCCTTTCCAGAATATTGGTACTGACCCGGCGGTCTATCAGCTCCCTGTCTATATGTACAAATGAACCTGTAGCCCTTTCTTTGGGTATCTCCTGATAGCCCGTTGAGAGTACTTCCACCTCGCCAAGAGCCATTTCATCTGCTTCCATCAGTATTCTAAGGAGGTCGGGCTGTGGGACTTCTATCGTCCTATCGGACGTCTGGAAGCCAATGAAGCTAATGGTCATCCTGTACGTCCCCTGCGTCAGGTAAAATGAGAACCGCCCATCTTTATCCGTCACTTGGGAGCTCCCTATTTCGTTGAGCAAAATCAAAGCCCCGGCTAGCGGAATCTCCGTTTCAGCTTCAAAAACCTGTCCATGCACTACCTGAAGGCTGTCCTGCCTAGCAGATACCGGGTGGATCTGAATATAGATTAGCATCAGGAACAACACCTTCAGCTTGGCTGTTCTTGCATATAGTTTCTTGTTCATTTTAAAAGAGTATTAGTAGAGGAACCTAAAAGGGTTACGTCGCTGCTCCCAACTATTTTCTGACTGGATTCTTTGGGTAGATAACTTTGGATGAGCCGGATCCAACCTTCAAGGGTTTTAGGAAAGTCTCCTGCCTGAAGTATCTTTCCCTCGCTGTCGATAAGCAATTGCGTAGGAAAGGCACGGATGAGTGTTTGACGGAGGGAGGGGTGGGAAGATCCTCCAGAAAAGAGATTGATACTCTGCGGAGTAGTATATTTACCGCTGACTAGGCTCCTCTTCCAGCGCTCCTCGTTGCTGTCTCCCGATATCGTCACAAACAATAGATCCTCCTCAGATTCAAATTCACGCATAAGCGGCAGGAAAGTATCTTCTGCAAAACCCAGACACGCTCCACAT contains:
- a CDS encoding RagB/SusD family nutrient uptake outer membrane protein, with the protein product MKHKIYLLLLAWVLASCEGFLDEKPSTAIDTPNTLESLQAMLDYSSMNNSPGMAMMLSDEYFSDYGGFLSFDPWHQNLYIWKSEPFELDDMIFDWRNLYHQIQVANIVLEKLNEMEEDTPIGNSIKGAALFYRANAYFNLYTLFLDGPNLEDVGLDLKIPFKISSKLSLKPELAGKDQIKKLIREDVEQADVLLPLKTQYLTRPSKMAAKALKARIYLDWEDYDLAWKASAEVMEVGMELIDYNDLDPNRVFPFTIFNQEVIWHSQISGAGYLNSQSAFQVDSALYSMYPDNDLRRDVFFVKRPAGFINFKGSYTGGASLFSGLALNEIYLIYAECLERKGMVENASFVLNELLAARYERASDSINSMENGLQFILDERRKELVFRGRRWGDLRRINADERFRTTLKRVVVDEEYLLHPDSEKYALPIPARELNFY
- a CDS encoding SusC/RagA family TonB-linked outer membrane protein, which gives rise to MNKKLYARTAKLKVLFLMLIYIQIHPVSARQDSLQVVHGQVFEAETEIPLAGALILLNEIGSSQVTDKDGRFSFYLTQGTYRMTISFIGFQTSDRTIEVPQPDLLRILMEADEMALGEVEVLSTGYQEIPKERATGSFVHIDRELIDRRVSTNILERIEDVSSGLIFNRNSSSTEPISIRGRSTLFGNTQPLIVVDNLPYEGSIDNINPNDVESITVLKDAAAASIWGAQAGNGVIVINTKSGSYNQPLKVAFQSNLTIVEKPDLFYAPQMEIAGFIAQEKRLFESGYYNSRINSLARTPLSPVVETLLAAREGKMSQQEADILLAQYGIRDSRRDLTEIYYRPAVQQQYAFQVNGGGEAYLFNFSGGYDHNLSGQIGTHDDRVTLNAKQNWKLAKGKMEISTGFYLSRAAHFSDTGIPSPGPYESLVDGQGNALSIVAGLNTRFVESTQDAGLLDWRSFPVNEIGKRNDRTVSMDTRINLGVKYSLLKGLDAQVRYQYWTNNTEIRNIETEELFLVRHQINSYTQVTEDGDLSYAVPRGSRFTNTNASGYSHNVRTSLSYSLDQGPHQLTSLAGWELRDHSSISDRMGYYGYDDATGLSTPVDFITRFPQYQNPGSSPVIPYQGVHTGVIDRYLSYFGNAGYTFRGKYLLTASARKDMSNLFGVESNQKGVPLWSLGAGWIVSEENFYGLDWMPFLKLRMSYGYNGNVDKNTTAYTTIRYDNFHSLIPGLRYAYISNPPNPDLRWEKIRILNFAFDFETKSGRIGGILEYYTKNGQDLIGETEVPGSNGLYQFRGNFSNTTTRGFDLTFNTVNVDRALRWSSQFLLSGWKDKVTEFAGSRSITQILGANSSNLVPVEGNPLHSVYSLPWAGLDPLNGNPLGYLDGEVSDEYSRIIGASTLENINYHGSARPTVFGSVRNTFGWKGWSFSFNVTYRLGYFFRRSSVDYTSLSRGEITHSDYSERWVEPGDEMFTQIPSRPENLDTQRHNFFRLSESLIERGDHIRLQDIRLGYKWSRADKPKLPLRNIEAFTYLNNLGVLWKLTDIPLDPDFRSAKPLTSISFGLRANF